In the Bacteroidales bacterium genome, ATCAAACTGGAAGGTAACTCATCCCATAACTTCAGCGCTCTCGACAAGGGCGTTTTTGAATCCCTGTTTCGTGCTGAATTCAAGGGCCTTTGCTTCTTTGCACAGAAGTATGTAAAGGACTTTGAAACTGCAAAGGAGCTGGTGCAGGATGCATTTATCACCTTATGGGAAAAACGGGAAAGCATTGATGCCAACCGTCCGGTGAAATCCTACCTTACCACCATCATATTCAATCGCTGCCAGAACTACCTTCGCGACAACAGGAAGTTTAATTCCGATGTCCTCGAAATTGAAAACCTGCTGGAGTTCTCCGAAAATGTTTCACTCCGATTTCCTGGTGGAA is a window encoding:
- a CDS encoding sigma-70 family RNA polymerase sigma factor; this encodes MIKLEGNSSHNFSALDKGVFESLFRAEFKGLCFFAQKYVKDFETAKELVQDAFITLWEKRESIDANRPVKSYLTTIIFNRCQNYLRDNRKFNSDVLEIENLLEFSENVSLRFPGGSRTCRGNKSSH